From Aegilops tauschii subsp. strangulata cultivar AL8/78 chromosome 5, Aet v6.0, whole genome shotgun sequence:
gacgacgaggaggagatattggctgccgtgttggtccatcaccacctcaaCAACCAGCGGTCGTTGTTCCATGGCTCCATTCCAGGCCACCTTCCAGCGTTGAATCGTAACCGGGAGAGCGGGCATTTCCTTCTCTGGAAGGACTACTTCGATACAACAAACCCGTTGTTCAAACATCACAAATTCTGCCGCCGGTTCCGTATGAGTAGGCATGTTTTCACCCGTATTAGAGAGGGAGTGGTCGGCTATGATGACTACttcgagtgcaaagaggatgccgtcggcaagattggtttctcctcttatcagaaatgcactgccgccatccgaatgcttgcatacggagtgcccggtgatctcattgacgagtacgtccgtatgagcgagtctacatgcctagagtccatgtataagttctgcaaggctgtgattgttgtgtttggccctgagtacttgagagagccgacAGCTGAAGATACAGCCCGTTTGTTGGCGATGAATGCTAGCAGGGGCTTCCCGgggatgcttggcagcatagactgcatgcactgggagtggaagaaccgcccttctgcttggcaagggcagtataaGGGACATGTCAGGGCTTGCACGGTCATACTAGAGACCGTGGCGTctcaagatctctggatctggcactctttctttggcatggctggatcacacaatgatatcaacgtgcttgaGCGCCCGccggtgtttgctaggcttgccgaaggcaacagCCCACCGATGAACTTTACTGTCAACGTCCACAACTACGACAAAGGGTACTATTTgggtgacggtatctatcctcagtggaccactattgtaaagacaatacccaaccctgtcgcagagaaaaggaaaagatttgcccaagagcaagagagtgctagaaaggatgtcgagcgtgcctttggtgttttgcaatctcgatggggcatcgttcggtatcctgctaatacttggagcacgcagaaactatgggaggtgatgactgcttgtgtgatcatgcacaatatgatcgtagaagACGAGCGTCCGAAACGTCTGTACGATCAAGGctttcagtttcagggtgagaatgttgtgcctgagcatgaaTTAGCGGCAACATTTGAGCAGTTCACTCAGTTTCATGAAGACATGCGTGATTGGGAAACTCACGTGCaactgcaaaatgatttggttgaaCATATGTGGACTCATATTGGtaaccaatagatgtatcttcttttattcgtttgcaaaactatgtgaaacacttttatttttatttggccTGTAAAATTATACTATTTATTTGGGCGGCTAAACTATTTTGCTTGTTAAATTTTCATTTTACAATATGTGAATGCAATGTAAAATTGGGCGGCCAGCCGGCCACGCCTGCACATATGGGTCGGCGCGTTAGGCGCGCTGCCGACCCATATGAAAAACATTTTTTTTTTCTGAAACTGATAAGAAATTTCACCACTCCAACGGCCCTCTATCTTCACGGAACGGCAATGCCGCTGCGTCGCCGGACAGCGCGGCGGGCGCCTCGTAACTCAGACACGATTGACTGCTCACAGGAAGAACAAAACAAGGCGCCATCAATGCCACTGCCGGCACAAGCGTCCGTGAACATCACACCATCTTCTCTCCTCTTCCTCCCGTGATGCGTGAGCCCGTGACCGCAATTCCGCAGTATTCTATGGCGCGGCTCCACGAAAGCTGTGGCTGGTGCACGGGTCCAGGGTGTGCAGCGAGGCAGGCTCCATGCGTCGCTGCGGCTTTGCCTGTGCGCCAGTAGGGCTCGAGTGCCTTGCCTTGGCGACAAAGCTAGCTCAAACCGATGGCGCTGGAGCGATCACTGATTGCCGGAGCGCCGCCCCACTCACCGGGACAGGTCGACGTGGGGGGGAGCCCTTGATTAGCCGGGTACCAGCCAGACCACCTAGGCGAGGCAGCGTTGCGTGGCCGGGGAACGGCGCCATGGGCCACGCCGATCGTACGCGCCGCATTCAATGGCCGCTGTCGCATTGTCGCGCTACGGAGCAGTGTGGTGGTGTGTGTGTGATGTGAACCGTGGTTTTCTGGTGAAACCTGAATCTTTGGGTTCAGAAAAGCGTGCCTGAAACCTGCTGTCTTTTCTACTGATTCTCTATTTCTGTTGTGAAAGGAGTAATATGTAAAGACGAGAAGTTTGCGCCATCACAGGCAGGAATTCATGTGAGCTTTTTGGCGAGTATGCGAATGCGGGTGTGAATGAAGCGGGCGGGCGCCCAGGCACATGCGCTGCAGGGTGCGGGGGCGGGTGCGGTTGCGGCGGGAAAGGGAGAAAGGGCCGGGCCGGGGCGCTAAAGCCCACCACGATCCGCGCCACGAAAATAGTGCGGTGCGCCCAGCCCTGTCGGCTGCCACGCCGCATATAACCGGACCCATCCCGCGCCAACCTCAAGCAGCACAGCAGCGGCCCCGAGGACACACTCACGCCTCACTCGCTCACAGTCACACTCCACACGCTGCCTGCCACTCCCCACTCCTCCGCAGCACTCACTGCCGCCCATGGCGTCCCGGATCTTGCTcccggcgctcctcctcctcgtctgcTCGCATTGCGGCGtcgcggcggcgaggaaggcgcgcGGCGGCGAGGCCAGCTCGCAGGTCAAGTTCGACTTCTCGCCCTTCCTCATCGAGTACAAGAGCGGCGTGGTGAAGCGGCTcatgggcaccgaccgcgtctcCGCGGCCGCGGACCCGCTCACCGGCGTCACGTCCAGGGACGTCACCATCGACCCCGCCGCCGGCGTCGACGCCCGGATCTACCTCCCGAGCTTCCGCGCCAGCACCAAGGTGCCCGTCCTGGTCTACTTCCACGGCGGCGCCTTCGTGGTGGAGTCGGCGTTCAACCCCATCTACCACGCCTACCTCAACACCCTGGCGGCCAAGGCCGGCGTGGTGGCCGTGTCGGTGAACtaccgcctggcgccggagcacCCGCTGCCGGCCGCCTACGACGACTCGTGGGCGGCGCTCAAGTGGGTGCTCGCCAATGCGGCGGCCGGGACGGACCAGTGGCTGTCCCAGTACGGCGACCTGTCCCGCCTCTTCCTCGCCGGCGACAGCGCGGGGGGCAACATCGCGCACAACCTGGCATTGCGCGCCGGGGAGGAGGGCCTGGACGGCGGCGCGAGGCTCAAGGGCGTGGCCCTCCTGGACCCCTACTTCCAGGGCCGGAGCGCGGTGGGCGCCTACTCCGCGGACCCGTCGTTCCTGCAGTCGGCGGCGCGCACCTGGAGCTTCATCTGCGCGGGAAAGTACCCCATCGACCACCCGTACGCGAACCCGCTGATGCTGCCGACGGCCTCGTGGCAGCACCTCGGCGCCTCCCGCGTGCTGGTCACCGTGTCCGGGCAGGACCGGCTGAGCCCGTGGCAGCGCGCCTACTACAGCGCGCTCCGGAGCAGCGGCTGGCCCGGGCAGGCGGAGCTGTACGAGACCCCCGGCGAGGGCCACGTCTACTTCCTCACCAAGATGAGCACGCCCCAGGCGCAGGCCGAGATGGCCACCCTCGTCGCCTTCATCAACCGCGACGACTAGTGGCTCGCCGGCGGCCACACCGCCCACCCGACATGAGTGCTCTGCTACGCTAGGTAACgagtacgtacgtacgtacgtagcGAGGGGGAAGGCCTTTGGTTTGAGTCGATTTCTTGTGTCGCCACGGTGTAGAGTGCGGTACGTAGGTGGATTCGGTTCCTCCCCAGCAACCGGCCGGAcggagaggggggccgcgccgTGCTCTGCCACCGACCCATCTGCAGCTAAGCAAGCTGGAGTAGCTTGCAACGTTAACGCAGTAGTAGTAGTTGGCCGTTTCTCGCAGTCGCCAGTAGTAGTAACTACCGAGCCGTATACTACTATAGTAGTGTCACTGTCACTATATTTACCTAGCGATTGCAGTGTCCAGTGTGTAACTTTTTGTACTGCTGCTATGGTGAACTGGCCGTGTGGAAGGAAATGGAATGGTGTGATTTAGTATTACCCGAGCTGGTTTCTATGTGGCCGCATCTAGTTACCATTGGCATCATGCACGTGCCCGGCCAGCGCGGCGGAGAATGTGTGTCTGGCCTTTGTTTTCTTTGACGCTGGTGCGTGCGGGTCTGTGTCTGTCAGTCAGTGTGTTTCCCGCATTCAGGGGACTCGGTTGTAGTAGTACGAAGCATCATCGCTGCGCTCCGCACCGCGCCCTGTTGTTCGGACGGTGCGCCGGAGtgggcgccgccgccgcgtccgGGTGTTCGCCACGGCGAGCTCCGATCGAGACGCGACGCGACGCGGCCCATCATGGCGTGCGATCATGGTGCTGCGACGCGCCTTTTGGATCGGAATGGGGCGCACGCGCTCCAGTACTCCTCTGGCTCGTCAAAATGTTCACACCCACATGGGGGTGTTTAATGCTTTAATCAACTGTACGTCTCGGTACTTTTGAGCTTGCACGCATTATTCCACTTCCCGTCGCCGGTATCTGCGACCCCGTGCGTGCCACTTTTACCCCGGTAATCTCTCGGTACGCACGCCGGTGGCCTCGCGTTTTCCGTTAGCCGCTCCGTTGCTCCGACGACTGGACGTGGGTGGGGCTTGGTCCGGTCCCGAATCAAAAGCCGCGCGCCCTGTTGCACTGCGCGCGAACACGAGGAGCGGTGGCCCGCCCGTGAGCGGTGGTGGTCTCCATGGCGAGGACGGCGGGGCCTCCCCGCAGTCGGTCGGTCGGTCGCGGGCGGCGATCAGAACCGGATGCGCCGCAGCTTTTACTTCCCGGGCGGGTCCCAAACGCAAACGCGGGCACATGGCGTGCCCAGGGGAACCACTGTGGCCTGTCCCGCGCGCATGTGAGCGTCTCTCTTGGGTTTCCGGGCTATCCCCCCCTTTTCATGGTCTCGGCGGCACCGCCGTTCATCGGCATCCTCAAGCCTCTACGGGGAAACGTCGATGTGCGCAGTGCAGGCCAGGAATGGCGCCGCCTTCTCTCTCGGCGGGATCTTTGATGCGGCTAGTCAGCGACACTGGTCAAGCGCGTCGTGTAGGAAAGTTTCTGGCAAGTTGCTCCTACTGGTATAGTAGAAAAGTTGCTCGTCAGCTTAGCTCGTTTTCTCCTAACACTAACAGTGCATCAACACGGCAAGTCTCTTGGTTGCAAGTTGCGGCGATGCCAACAACAGCATTGTGTCCTGTTATGCTTTCGGTGTGTAGCTGGGCCTTGTCAGAGATCGAGATGCCATTTGCTTAAATCATGACAATCCACACAAAGTTGCCTGTACACTATTAGTTCTGAGAATGTTTTTTGGACCATGTCGAGATTCTGGACTTGGCCTATCATGTTTTTAGGACGATCCTAACGCGCCGACCCACACGGATGAATGCCTGTTTTACTGTCAGTTTGAACTCATTTCCAGCATAAATTGGTCATGGGTTTGCGTTGGCGCGAACGCCCCGCGGCGCCCTCCCCTGGCCCACCCATCTGTGGCACAATGGTCATTCTCCCCCCTCCACACTGTACATACGGCCTCATCGTCGCCACCCAGTTCCGGCAGCTTCGCCACTACCCAGGCGTCGCCGCCGCATCAACCGAGGTCCACTCTTGCCGATGTTTGTGGCCGCTCCTCGACGCCGGCGGAGCACAAGACACGTTTTCTCAGGGGTGCCGGCACCACCACCGGAGGGCGCGGACTTCGACAATCCTGCTGCCTACACGAGTTGAGGACGATGCCCTTCACTGGCCACGACTCGACCATGTCCTCCTTCGTCGCGGCCCGCAAGGTGTTCGAGACTTTGCCCACAAGGTACCATGCTGGATAGCTAGGATAAGGTCTTTTACAATAACGTCATATGTTCATCGGACGATTCATCGTCCGACAATGAGGACTTTCTGATTGCTACTATGGTCGTCAATGAGCACATTTCTAGGCAGCGGCCAATGTTTAGGGGATCGATCTCGGACCATGCTCCGACATTCAATCGTAACAGAGAGAGCGACCATTGCCTACTCTATAACGATTATTTCGAGCTCACTCCCACTCTTTAATCTCAACCTTTTCCGAAGACGCTTCTAGATGGCGAGACTATCGGCGTTCTAGGATCGGGGTACCCGgacctgcctgcctgcggcccagcgCGCGCCTCATCGGCGGCCCGATGCGGCCCAGCTGCAAGACCCCgaagacaagaccctcgcgagggcccctggcctcacgaggcagacgacgccaagacctccagagGAGCAGCTCCCTGAGCCTGCCTCCCAGGTACCTAGCCTCACGAGGCTCtcaatgacgtgagccatgacgaccaaggccaagcgGGCACAGAGAAGTACaatttcctcttcggtgctaagggggcaaggaCGTACGTGGGTTCCCAAGGAGCCCCcgaaaggtttccattccggtgcaacgagaccaagacgaCGAGCTCGGCAGGACAGATGTCATCGCTGAGCCCACCTCCGCATCACAACCGGAAGctttgcaggcaaagaccacctttcgtcaggataagatgtacctcatgtcccctttcaaattggccgctgtggaatcccttcccgcctaagctatgagggaagaggaccaaggccactatgaATATAGGCTAGTCTTCACAGTAGAGAGGGAGATCGATCCATCCTGAGCACCCGAGCCCTCGCGAGGCAGCTcatccattgtactagttcatcctcaacctcctcgtgaggccaatccaccacaaagcaggagtagggttttacaccgcaaggtggccctaACCTGGGTAAATCTCCGTGTTCATCTTCTTCCACGCTCGCACGAACTCGACGTGGCCAAGTCCTGGGGCACAGAGCTTGAGGCGGTAGCGTGGTGAGGTCTTCCcacacgccccagagttcgaaccatGTTGGGTCCGCGGAGCCCCGattccgacatttggcgcgccaggtaggggcgtgtcGAAATTCCCCTCCGCTCCGCTTCGTCGCTCCCATGGCCGACGCCCACCGAGTTCGCACCGAGCGTCGGGCCGCTCGCGTCGCCCAGACGACGCCCGTGGGATGCGGTGCTCCGCGCCGCTCCACTTCTCCCGCAGCTAACGCTGCCACCGACCCCGCTGCTCATGAGCAGCAGGACTCTTCGTTGCCGCCCttcgtgcggtgggacggccacgcCGCCACGCCTTCCCTCGCCCCCATCACGGCATCGTCTTCCCATGCTCGCCGCGGGCCGGTGAACGCGCATGCCACGCTCCTCAtggcgcgggagctgctgcgCTACCGCCCCGCCAATGATGGCTACGACGACTGGCTTGGTCGCATCGCCGAGCTCATCAACGCCGCCGGCGAGGCCCTGGCGCCGTCCCATTCGCTCCGTCCCCCGTCCTCCCGTGTGGGCGACGTGGCTCACGGcgcgcctccacctcctcccgtGCGCGAT
This genomic window contains:
- the LOC109778712 gene encoding probable carboxylesterase 2, which codes for MASRILLPALLLLVCSHCGVAAARKARGGEASSQVKFDFSPFLIEYKSGVVKRLMGTDRVSAAADPLTGVTSRDVTIDPAAGVDARIYLPSFRASTKVPVLVYFHGGAFVVESAFNPIYHAYLNTLAAKAGVVAVSVNYRLAPEHPLPAAYDDSWAALKWVLANAAAGTDQWLSQYGDLSRLFLAGDSAGGNIAHNLALRAGEEGLDGGARLKGVALLDPYFQGRSAVGAYSADPSFLQSAARTWSFICAGKYPIDHPYANPLMLPTASWQHLGASRVLVTVSGQDRLSPWQRAYYSALRSSGWPGQAELYETPGEGHVYFLTKMSTPQAQAEMATLVAFINRDD